The genomic DNA ATGTCAGGGTAATAGCAGCGCAGGTTCCGCTCTCTTCGATGTTCGGTTACGCTACAGACATGAGATCAAAGACGCAGGGGCGCGCAACCTACACTATGCAATTTGCCCATTATGATGAGGTCCCTAAAAATATTTCCGAAGATATTATATTGAAGGTAAAGGGAGGATAGGAGGCGAAAATGGCAAAGGCAAAATTTGAAAGAACGAAGCCGCACATCAACGTAGGAACGATCGGTCACGTAGACCATGGCAAGACATCCTTGACAGCGGCGATAACAAAATATTTAGCGATGAAGGGCAAGGCAACATACCGTGCCTTT from Nitrospirota bacterium includes the following:
- the tuf gene encoding elongation factor Tu (EF-Tu; promotes GTP-dependent binding of aminoacyl-tRNA to the A-site of ribosomes during protein biosynthesis; when the tRNA anticodon matches the mRNA codon, GTP hydrolysis results; the inactive EF-Tu-GDP leaves the ribosome and release of GDP is promoted by elongation factor Ts; many prokaryotes have two copies of the gene encoding EF-Tu) — protein: MAKAKFERTKPHINVGTIGHVDHGKTSLTAAITKYLAMKGKATYRAF